Proteins co-encoded in one Bombus pyrosoma isolate SC7728 linkage group LG4, ASM1482585v1, whole genome shotgun sequence genomic window:
- the LOC122567100 gene encoding protein NDUFAF4 homolog isoform X2, producing the protein MGTVYSYITRPIRSFNIENRTARILGKEKPIPAPEYPSAQRQREVVDKLKPNLKDTQHKKDHELDDRLKSVFVQSKDPEIEPTQVSSRPLPQNRSQYSLDEYYETLVPRKGKCTIKEVVTFLTKHQENEAEYSIERISQKYQIDKQTVENILTSYKLFHAMTDVKQLKIEEGKKK; encoded by the exons ATGGGAACGGTGTACTCTTATATTACGCGACCAATTCGTTCATTTAACATTGAAAATCGTACAGCACGTATTCTTGGCAAGGAGAAGCCAATTCCTGCTCCTGAATATCCATCAGCACAGAGACAAAGAGAAGTTGtagataaat TGAAACCTAATTTAAAAGACACTCAGCACAAAAAGGATCATGAATTAGATGATCGTTTAAAGAGTGTCTTCGTTCAGTCTAAAGATCCAGAG aTTGAACCAACACAAGTCTCATCTAGGCCATTACCACAGAATAGAAGTCAATATTCTTTAGACGAATATTATGAAACGCTTGTTCCTCGGAAAGGTAAATGTACCATAAAAGAAGTAGTAACGTTTTTGACTAAACATCAAGAAAACGAGGCAGAATACTCTATAGAAAGAATATCCCAAAAGTATCAAATAGATAAACAAACAGTAG aaaatattttaacaagttATAAACTCTTTCACGCGATGACAGATGTGAAACAGCTGAAGATAGAGGAGGGTAAGAAAAAGTAA
- the LOC122567100 gene encoding protein NDUFAF4 homolog isoform X1, whose protein sequence is MGTVYSYITRPIRSFNIENRTARILGKEKPIPAPEYPSAQRQREVVDKSISILVKPNLKDTQHKKDHELDDRLKSVFVQSKDPEIEPTQVSSRPLPQNRSQYSLDEYYETLVPRKGKCTIKEVVTFLTKHQENEAEYSIERISQKYQIDKQTVENILTSYKLFHAMTDVKQLKIEEGKKK, encoded by the exons ATGGGAACGGTGTACTCTTATATTACGCGACCAATTCGTTCATTTAACATTGAAAATCGTACAGCACGTATTCTTGGCAAGGAGAAGCCAATTCCTGCTCCTGAATATCCATCAGCACAGAGACAAAGAGAAGTTGtagataaat ctATTTCTATTTTAGTGAAACCTAATTTAAAAGACACTCAGCACAAAAAGGATCATGAATTAGATGATCGTTTAAAGAGTGTCTTCGTTCAGTCTAAAGATCCAGAG aTTGAACCAACACAAGTCTCATCTAGGCCATTACCACAGAATAGAAGTCAATATTCTTTAGACGAATATTATGAAACGCTTGTTCCTCGGAAAGGTAAATGTACCATAAAAGAAGTAGTAACGTTTTTGACTAAACATCAAGAAAACGAGGCAGAATACTCTATAGAAAGAATATCCCAAAAGTATCAAATAGATAAACAAACAGTAG aaaatattttaacaagttATAAACTCTTTCACGCGATGACAGATGTGAAACAGCTGAAGATAGAGGAGGGTAAGAAAAAGTAA